Proteins from a genomic interval of Papaver somniferum cultivar HN1 chromosome 4, ASM357369v1, whole genome shotgun sequence:
- the LOC113275059 gene encoding serine/threonine-protein kinase Aurora-3-like, whose translation MDENQKKEEENPNPDLYDWGLKDFDIGKPLGKGKFGRVYMAREKKHQYVCALKVLYRCQVEKYNLLPQLKREMEIQSTLDHPNILSLYGWFGDDERIFLILEYAAKGELYGLLSKTGHLTERQAATYIASLAKALAYCHEKNIIHRDIKPENLLLDHEGRLKVADFGWSVQSNKKRHTMCGTLDYLAPEMVENKGHDYSVDTWTMGILCYEFLFGVPPFEAETQNETFRRIMKLEYSFPPTPHVSVEAKNLVRLLLVKDPSKRLPLSKILVHPWITKNADPSGACSE comes from the exons ATGGATGAaaatcagaagaaagaagaagaaaatccaaaCCCAGATTTATATGACTGGGGTTTGAAAGATTTCGATATTGGAAAACCTCTTGGCAAAGGTAAATTTGGGAGAGTTTATATGGCAAGAGAAAAAAAG CATCAGTATGTTTGCGCATTGAAAGTATTATATAGATGTCAAGTAGAGAAATACAATCTACTTCCTCAACTCAAGAGAGAAATGGAAATTCAGAGTACATTAGATCATCCGAACATTCTTAGTCTCTATGGTTGGTTTGGTGATGATGAAAGGATTTTCCTGATTCTTGAATATGCTGCTAAAGGTGAACTTTACGGTTTACTTAGTAAAACTGGTCATCTGACTGAGAGACAAGCTGCTACT TACATTGCAAGCCTTGCAAAAGCATTGGCTTACTGCCATGAGAAGAATATCATTCATAGAGATATTAAGCCGGAGAATTTGTTGCTTGATCATGAG GGACGTCTGAAAGTTGCGGACTTTGGATGGTCTGTACAGTCAAATAAGAAAAGACATACAATGTGTGGGACACTAGATTACTTAGCACCAGAAATGGTTGAGAACAAAGGTCATGACTATTCAGTTGATACCTGGACTATGGGTATTCTCTGTTACGAATTCCTTTTTGGGGTTCCGCCATTTGAAGCTGAGACGCAGAATGAAACATTTAGAAG GATAATGAAGCTTGAGTACAGCTTCCCTCCAACCCCTCATGTGTCAGTGGAAGCTAAAAATCTCGTGCGATTG CTTTTGGTGAAGGATCCCTCGAAGAGACTTCCACTGTCAAAGATTTTAGTACATCCCTGGATAACTAAGAATGCAGACCCATCTGGTGCTTGCAGTGAGTAG